A genome region from Tenrec ecaudatus isolate mTenEca1 chromosome 13, mTenEca1.hap1, whole genome shotgun sequence includes the following:
- the LOC142424069 gene encoding translationally-controlled tumor protein-like, which produces MIIYRDLISHDEMFSDIYKIQEIADGLCLELEGKMVSRTEGVIDDSLIGGNASAEGPDEQIKNILANFKNYQVFLGENMNPDGMVALLDCREDSVTPYLIFFKDGLEMEKC; this is translated from the exons ATGATCATCTACCGGGACCTCATCAGCCATGATGAGATGTTCTCCGACATCTACAAGATCCAGGAGATCGCAGACGGGCTGTGTCTGGAATTGGAGGGGAAGATGGTCAGTAGGACCGAAGGTGTCATTGATGACTCCCTCATTGGGGGTAACGCCTCAGCTGAAGGCCCCGATG AACAAATCAAGAACATCCTTGCAAATTTCAAAAACTACCAGGTCTTtcttggtgagaacatgaatccagatggcatggttgctctgctggactGCCGTGAAGACAGTGTCACCCCATATCTGATCTTCTTTAAGGATGGCTTAGAGATGGAGAAATGTTAA